A single genomic interval of Shinella zoogloeoides harbors:
- a CDS encoding oligosaccharide flippase family protein, whose amino-acid sequence MSSSADAPLSQRTVRAGLWTVGARLSSRVIDLVALLVLARFLGPADFGLVATAMTIIFIVEAILELPLASALIRLPEISRRAYDTAFTLGLMRGIAVAALMAALSYPLARFYGDERLVPLICTLALAPAMRGLASPRMVQFEKSMDFRRRGILEFLGKTTAAAVAITIAVATGSYWAIAASTITAPTVMMIVSYAMAPMLPRLTLTDWPLFADVVGWNFASQILAAINWQIDRLLLPRYIDTASFGRFTAANDLASLPFQAVAAPAAGPLMAAFVNAREKGTLRETYLKSSGGLVLILLPILCFMALLSGPVIRVLLGANWNEAAPILTWIALVGLVSLPVIPMPSLAMLVGRSKALAVRSLIEFSVRLPLSLAGVIFFGIPGAIAARLGGALAGSVSSFFLIREIAGIGCLEQLSVVVRPLLALVPAALALHLCELYLDFDGALHVSFVASGAVYCLTYAAFIYLFWVAARRPEGVEASLAGMIARYTCK is encoded by the coding sequence ATGTCTTCTTCCGCCGATGCCCCCCTGTCGCAGCGAACTGTCCGTGCCGGCCTCTGGACGGTCGGCGCCCGCCTGTCCTCCCGGGTCATCGATCTGGTCGCCTTGCTCGTGCTGGCGCGCTTTCTTGGGCCGGCGGATTTCGGTCTCGTCGCGACGGCGATGACCATCATCTTCATCGTTGAGGCGATACTCGAATTGCCTCTTGCCTCTGCCCTTATCCGCCTTCCGGAGATCAGCCGGCGCGCTTATGATACGGCCTTTACTCTCGGGCTTATGCGTGGCATCGCCGTCGCCGCCCTCATGGCGGCCCTGTCCTATCCGCTCGCCCGTTTTTATGGCGACGAAAGGCTGGTGCCGCTGATCTGCACCCTCGCCCTCGCGCCCGCCATGCGCGGTTTGGCAAGCCCGCGCATGGTGCAGTTCGAAAAGTCGATGGATTTTCGCCGGCGCGGTATCCTGGAGTTCCTCGGAAAGACAACCGCCGCAGCCGTCGCCATCACGATTGCCGTGGCCACGGGAAGCTACTGGGCCATTGCCGCCAGCACCATCACCGCGCCGACCGTTATGATGATCGTTTCCTATGCCATGGCGCCGATGTTGCCGCGCCTGACGTTGACGGACTGGCCCCTGTTTGCCGATGTGGTCGGCTGGAACTTCGCCTCACAGATCCTCGCCGCCATCAACTGGCAGATCGACCGCCTGCTTCTGCCTCGTTACATCGATACTGCATCCTTCGGCCGGTTCACGGCGGCTAACGATCTTGCCTCGCTGCCGTTCCAGGCGGTCGCGGCGCCCGCTGCGGGCCCGCTGATGGCAGCCTTCGTCAATGCGCGCGAAAAGGGGACGCTCAGGGAAACCTATCTCAAGAGCAGCGGCGGCCTCGTTCTTATCCTGTTGCCGATCCTTTGCTTCATGGCGCTTCTTTCCGGCCCGGTGATCCGGGTCCTGCTCGGGGCGAACTGGAACGAGGCCGCGCCGATACTGACGTGGATCGCCCTCGTCGGCCTCGTTTCCCTGCCGGTGATCCCCATGCCGTCGCTCGCCATGCTGGTCGGCCGGTCGAAAGCGCTTGCGGTGCGGTCCCTGATCGAGTTCTCCGTCCGCCTTCCCCTTTCGCTCGCTGGAGTGATCTTCTTCGGCATCCCCGGCGCGATCGCGGCGAGATTGGGCGGTGCGCTCGCCGGGAGTGTCTCGTCCTTCTTCCTTATCAGGGAGATTGCCGGGATCGGTTGCCTCGAGCAGCTTTCGGTGGTCGTGCGTCCGCTTCTCGCCCTCGTCCCGGCGGCCCTCGCCCTGCATCTGTGCGAGCTGTATCTGGATTTCGACGGCGCGCTCCATGTCAGCTTCGTCGCGTCCGGCGCGGTATATTGCCTGACCTATGCCGCCTTCATCTATCTTTTCTGGGTGGCGGCCCGCCGGCCGGAAGGGGTGGAGGCGAGCCTTGCCGGAATGATCGCCCGCTACACCTGCAAATAG
- a CDS encoding glycosyltransferase family 2 protein gives MSIQKDGLTIAIAIATAGRRDILTQTVVFLNNQQRRPDEFLICPASPEDIDPEGLSAYDGAIMILPGSAGLSYQRNLLLSAATADIVVFFDDDFLPAADYLGEVEKLFASDPTIVIATGHVIADGIGGPGFEFEEGRALLAADVPGGAPSIEPTFNGYGCNMAIRMAPVRDRAVRFDENLPFYSWLEDIDFSRQLATSGRIVRADRMRGVHLGTKKAGRSPGRRLGYSQVANRVYIHRKGNMPLHHALGGILRNVTSNLARSLKPEPWTDRRGRLQGNMLALRDLLTGRIDPRNILDM, from the coding sequence ATGAGCATCCAGAAGGATGGCCTGACCATCGCCATCGCCATCGCCACGGCCGGGCGCCGGGATATCCTGACGCAGACAGTCGTCTTCCTCAACAACCAGCAGCGCCGGCCCGACGAATTCCTCATCTGCCCCGCCAGCCCCGAGGATATCGATCCCGAGGGGCTTTCGGCCTATGACGGCGCTATCATGATCCTGCCGGGTTCTGCCGGCCTGTCATATCAACGCAACCTCCTCCTGTCCGCCGCGACGGCGGATATCGTCGTCTTCTTCGACGACGACTTCCTTCCGGCCGCCGACTATCTCGGCGAGGTCGAGAAGCTCTTCGCATCCGACCCCACAATCGTGATCGCCACCGGCCACGTCATCGCCGACGGCATAGGCGGGCCGGGTTTCGAATTCGAGGAGGGACGCGCGCTGCTGGCCGCGGACGTCCCCGGCGGCGCGCCCTCGATCGAACCGACCTTCAACGGCTATGGCTGCAACATGGCGATCCGCATGGCGCCGGTCCGCGATCGCGCCGTTCGCTTCGACGAGAACCTGCCGTTCTACTCCTGGCTGGAGGACATCGACTTCTCACGCCAGTTGGCAACCTCCGGCAGGATCGTCCGGGCCGACCGGATGCGCGGCGTGCATCTCGGCACGAAGAAGGCGGGGCGCAGCCCCGGAAGGCGGCTCGGCTATTCGCAGGTCGCCAACCGCGTCTACATCCATCGCAAGGGCAACATGCCCCTGCACCACGCCTTGGGCGGCATCCTGCGGAACGTCACGTCGAACCTCGCCCGCAGCCTGAAGCCCGAACCCTGGACCGACCGGCGCGGCCGGCTACAGGGCAACATGCTCGCGCTACGCGACCTTCTCACCGGCCGCATCGATCCAAGGAATATCCTCGACATGTAG
- a CDS encoding NAD-dependent epimerase/dehydratase family protein → MIGETSRNALVFGGSGFIGTHLVRRLAAEGQHVVSVDIRPPRERLDGVSYLHGDVRDLSAFDPGMRIDRIYNLAAVHTTPGHPAHEYYETNILGATAITALARRLGIREIVFTSSISVYGPGEETKREDTPPAPESPYGWSKYMAERIQRDWLEEDESRRLVICRPAVIFGPGEGGNFTRMAKLLKKGFFIYPGRKDTIKACFYVEDLLDALEFAARQPERFVLFNGCYPDRYTLEEIVETFRAQHMRGAKTFLVPRGVVTLAATLLRPFSVMGLGIHPDRVMKLVRSTDVVPAWLETAGRAAEGKLPSAIERWNAQSGGRFI, encoded by the coding sequence ATGATTGGTGAGACATCCAGGAACGCCCTCGTCTTCGGCGGCTCCGGTTTCATCGGAACGCACCTGGTGCGCAGGCTTGCCGCAGAAGGGCAGCATGTCGTCTCGGTCGATATACGTCCGCCGCGCGAGCGGCTGGATGGCGTGTCCTATCTGCACGGCGATGTGCGCGACCTGTCGGCATTCGATCCCGGCATGCGGATCGACCGCATCTACAATCTCGCGGCCGTCCATACCACGCCCGGACATCCCGCCCACGAATATTATGAAACGAACATCCTCGGCGCGACCGCGATCACGGCGCTGGCGCGACGGCTCGGCATCCGCGAGATCGTCTTCACCAGCTCGATCTCCGTCTACGGCCCGGGCGAGGAAACCAAGCGGGAAGACACGCCCCCCGCTCCTGAGTCGCCCTATGGCTGGTCGAAATACATGGCCGAGCGCATCCAGCGGGACTGGCTGGAGGAGGACGAGAGCCGCCGCCTCGTCATATGCCGGCCCGCGGTCATCTTCGGCCCCGGGGAAGGCGGCAATTTCACGCGCATGGCCAAGCTGCTGAAGAAAGGCTTCTTCATCTATCCGGGCCGCAAGGACACGATCAAGGCGTGCTTCTACGTGGAGGACCTGCTGGACGCACTGGAATTCGCCGCCCGGCAGCCTGAACGCTTCGTCCTCTTCAACGGCTGCTACCCCGACCGCTATACGCTCGAAGAGATCGTCGAGACGTTCCGCGCGCAGCACATGCGCGGCGCGAAAACCTTCCTCGTGCCACGCGGCGTGGTGACATTGGCCGCCACACTCCTGCGCCCCTTCTCCGTCATGGGCCTCGGTATCCATCCCGACCGCGTCATGAAGCTCGTACGCTCGACCGATGTGGTTCCCGCCTGGCTGGAAACGGCGGGCAGAGCGGCGGAGGGGAAGCTTCCGTCGGCCATCGAGCGATGGAACGCCCAGAGCGGCGGCCGCTTCATCTAG
- a CDS encoding alpha/beta fold hydrolase, producing MHGTAAHGSARPLTTTFEQADFPVTFAGTVGLYHVAPQPSDTAVLFVGAWGLEELCARKFWRLLAADLGRAGISSLRFDYPGTGDALDPQDYSAGLDIWRESILAAAAVLRDLSGAKRLLLVGHSIGAALAWQAAETLRDVAGIALAAPALSGRRWIREFMALSRIADHGAITHVTLPSGPAMGEQHIPDPVLAGIRALDVSKSAKAPAPDMLFLPQEGRATDPVLLERLVSLGAKVRETSFEDYDAFIRDVLLSVPPTTAIGVLAEWAVGLKGDGTAEQRPRPSGTAPLTGDGFRETPVRFGRGQRLYGALCEPEGPPKGAAVIILSTGYDRMSGRGRIGVRICRDLAKAGIPAFRFDFSNIADSPPQPGMPDQILYHPGLERDVGEAADFLEAHGLHPAVLSGRCSGGYTAFRSALHMDGVKAIVAVNPFDFSVGPGADVDALIASVLPFGSYKEKFRNKAYWKQVLRLEIDILKEARHLLRKVSDKMMIKALPLLAHIPPLSRFLNPSERDFDRLAEKGTKISLIYSNGDPVISNLEARLGKRGHLIARYGNAGIVFLDDADHNFSTAHTRGYWLDALVKTASQFKV from the coding sequence ATGCATGGAACAGCCGCCCACGGCAGCGCACGCCCGCTCACGACGACGTTCGAGCAGGCGGATTTTCCCGTAACCTTTGCGGGCACCGTTGGTCTTTATCATGTCGCGCCGCAGCCGAGCGATACGGCTGTGCTGTTCGTCGGCGCGTGGGGGCTGGAAGAACTCTGTGCGCGCAAATTCTGGCGGCTGCTAGCGGCCGACCTCGGGCGGGCGGGAATATCCAGCCTGCGCTTCGACTATCCGGGAACCGGCGATGCGCTGGATCCTCAGGATTACTCCGCGGGTCTCGATATCTGGCGCGAGAGCATCCTTGCCGCGGCAGCGGTCCTGCGCGATCTGTCGGGCGCAAAGCGGCTGCTGCTTGTCGGCCATAGCATCGGCGCCGCGCTCGCCTGGCAGGCGGCGGAGACGCTTAGGGACGTCGCGGGTATCGCCCTGGCGGCGCCGGCCCTGTCGGGACGCCGCTGGATTCGCGAGTTCATGGCCCTGAGCCGCATCGCCGATCATGGCGCCATCACGCACGTAACGCTGCCGAGCGGGCCGGCCATGGGCGAGCAGCATATACCGGACCCTGTTCTCGCCGGTATCCGCGCGCTCGACGTGTCCAAATCCGCTAAAGCTCCTGCACCGGATATGCTGTTCCTGCCGCAGGAGGGGCGCGCAACCGACCCGGTCCTGCTGGAACGCCTCGTTTCGCTTGGTGCGAAGGTGCGCGAGACGTCGTTTGAGGATTACGACGCTTTCATCCGCGATGTCCTGCTGTCGGTTCCGCCGACAACGGCGATCGGCGTGCTGGCGGAGTGGGCTGTAGGCCTGAAGGGCGACGGGACTGCGGAGCAGCGTCCCCGGCCTTCCGGGACTGCCCCACTCACCGGTGACGGTTTCCGGGAAACTCCGGTGCGCTTCGGCCGAGGACAGCGTCTTTATGGCGCGTTGTGCGAGCCGGAGGGGCCGCCGAAGGGGGCCGCGGTGATAATCCTTTCCACAGGATACGACCGTATGTCCGGGCGCGGGCGGATCGGTGTCCGGATCTGCCGCGATCTGGCGAAGGCGGGTATCCCGGCTTTCCGTTTCGATTTCTCCAACATTGCCGACAGTCCGCCGCAACCGGGCATGCCCGACCAGATCCTCTATCACCCCGGCCTCGAGAGAGACGTTGGCGAGGCTGCGGACTTCCTGGAGGCTCACGGGCTACACCCGGCGGTTCTGAGCGGCCGATGCAGCGGTGGGTATACGGCCTTTCGCAGCGCTCTCCATATGGATGGCGTCAAGGCCATCGTCGCCGTCAACCCGTTCGATTTCTCCGTCGGGCCGGGTGCTGACGTGGATGCGCTCATCGCATCGGTCCTGCCGTTCGGCAGTTACAAGGAGAAGTTCCGCAACAAGGCTTACTGGAAACAGGTCCTGCGCCTGGAGATCGATATCCTGAAGGAGGCGCGTCACCTGCTGCGGAAGGTCTCCGACAAGATGATGATCAAAGCCTTGCCGCTTCTGGCGCACATCCCGCCGTTGTCCCGCTTCCTCAATCCCAGCGAGCGCGATTTCGACAGGCTGGCGGAGAAGGGGACGAAGATTTCGCTCATCTACAGCAACGGCGATCCCGTCATCTCGAACCTGGAGGCGCGCCTTGGCAAGCGGGGCCACCTGATCGCGCGATACGGCAATGCGGGCATCGTCTTCCTCGACGATGCCGACCACAATTTCTCGACGGCGCATACGCGCGGGTACTGGCTCGACGCGCTGGTGAAAACGGCTTCTCAGTTCAAGGTGTAG
- a CDS encoding glycosyltransferase family 4 protein has product MKPLYFNGRFLTAAPTGVHRVAEELIQATDRLLATQPDAPETIILTPATEAKAASLTRTRVVHTPFLSGIAKNIPWAHFALPWSARKGRLISLCNLGPVFHADAITMIHDAQVYLTPDSYSRGFRLWYRFLLPLIGKTSRRILTVSEFSRQQLVRFGVATADRIDVIHNGCDHVLAHEPDSTFVAASGLKKGRYVLALANTQAHKNIAVLLKAFSDPRLADMTLVLFGAAKREDFERLGMTVPANIHFAGRINDAQLTGLIAGACAFACPSTTEGFGLPPLEAMILGCPAIVAPCGALPEVCGDAALTAAAHDPDEWVDQIRALADDAGFSAQMRARGRTHAAAFTWDRAARKLALLLGLKVDAREEAERPYPPVAAE; this is encoded by the coding sequence ATGAAACCGCTCTATTTCAACGGCAGGTTCCTCACCGCCGCCCCGACGGGCGTGCACCGCGTTGCGGAAGAACTCATCCAGGCTACGGACCGGCTGCTGGCCACGCAGCCGGATGCACCGGAGACGATCATCCTCACCCCCGCAACTGAAGCGAAAGCGGCCTCGCTTACACGCACGCGGGTGGTTCACACGCCTTTTCTCAGCGGCATCGCCAAGAACATTCCCTGGGCGCACTTCGCCTTGCCCTGGTCCGCCCGCAAGGGCCGGCTTATCAGCCTGTGCAATCTGGGGCCGGTCTTCCATGCGGATGCGATCACAATGATCCATGACGCGCAGGTCTACCTGACGCCGGATTCCTATTCGCGCGGTTTCCGCCTCTGGTATCGCTTTCTCCTGCCCCTCATCGGAAAAACGAGCCGGCGAATCCTGACGGTCTCGGAATTCTCCCGGCAGCAGCTCGTCCGGTTCGGCGTTGCGACGGCGGACAGGATCGATGTCATCCACAACGGGTGCGACCATGTCCTCGCGCATGAGCCCGACAGCACCTTCGTCGCCGCAAGCGGGCTGAAGAAGGGCAGATACGTTCTCGCCCTCGCCAATACCCAGGCGCACAAGAACATCGCGGTCCTGCTGAAGGCATTTTCGGACCCCCGCCTTGCCGACATGACGCTCGTGCTCTTCGGCGCAGCAAAGCGAGAGGATTTCGAACGGCTCGGCATGACGGTGCCTGCGAATATCCACTTCGCCGGCCGTATCAACGATGCACAGCTAACCGGGCTGATCGCCGGGGCCTGCGCCTTTGCATGCCCGTCGACGACCGAGGGCTTCGGCCTTCCTCCGCTCGAGGCGATGATCCTCGGCTGCCCCGCCATCGTCGCGCCATGCGGCGCCTTGCCCGAGGTGTGCGGCGATGCCGCCCTCACGGCAGCCGCGCACGATCCAGACGAATGGGTCGATCAGATCCGCGCGCTTGCGGACGATGCAGGCTTCTCCGCGCAGATGCGGGCGCGCGGCCGCACGCACGCCGCGGCCTTCACCTGGGATCGCGCCGCCCGCAAGCTAGCCCTTCTGCTCGGCCTCAAGGTCGATGCCCGTGAGGAAGCCGAACGCCCCTATCCGCCCGTCGCGGCTGAGTAG
- a CDS encoding glycosyltransferase, producing the protein MKVALVHYWLVGMRGGEKVLETFCDIFPDADIFTLVADPEKLSPKLRRHKLTTSFLQKIGGRKHYQKMLPLMPHALESLDLTGYDLVISSEAGPAKGVITRPDALHVCYCHSPMRYIWDLYPQYLAEAGFLARMILAFAAPRLRQWDVTTSHRVDHFIANSGYVAKRIEKFYRRDAAVIHPPVEVSRFTITDGPKDYYLCAGQITPYKKIELAVTACTRLNLPLVVIGDGASAKLKQSAGPTVQFLGGVSNAEMETHFSNCKALLYPGVEDFGIVPLEVMASGRPVIAFGRGGVLETVVDGKTGLFFHEQTPESLMAVITRFEKTTNLLSPTEIRAHALKFEPRRFERELRRFLGNLPGFSGMTESMRLTA; encoded by the coding sequence GTGAAGGTTGCCCTGGTCCATTATTGGCTTGTCGGAATGCGCGGTGGCGAAAAGGTCCTCGAGACCTTCTGCGACATCTTCCCCGATGCCGATATCTTCACCCTCGTGGCAGATCCGGAAAAGCTTTCCCCGAAGCTCCGGCGCCACAAGCTCACCACTTCCTTCCTGCAGAAGATCGGCGGGCGCAAGCATTACCAGAAGATGCTGCCGCTCATGCCCCATGCGCTGGAATCCCTCGACCTGACCGGCTACGACCTCGTCATTTCCAGCGAGGCGGGTCCCGCCAAGGGTGTCATCACACGGCCCGATGCGCTGCATGTCTGCTATTGCCATTCCCCCATGCGCTATATCTGGGACCTCTATCCCCAGTATCTCGCCGAGGCCGGCTTCCTTGCACGCATGATCCTGGCCTTCGCCGCGCCCAGGCTGCGCCAGTGGGACGTCACCACCTCGCACCGCGTCGACCATTTCATCGCCAATTCGGGCTATGTCGCAAAGCGTATCGAGAAATTCTACCGGCGCGATGCAGCGGTCATCCATCCGCCCGTCGAGGTCAGCCGCTTCACCATCACCGACGGGCCGAAGGACTACTATCTGTGCGCCGGCCAGATCACGCCCTACAAGAAGATCGAACTGGCCGTTACGGCCTGCACGCGCCTGAACCTGCCGCTGGTCGTCATCGGCGACGGCGCTTCCGCCAAGCTGAAGCAATCCGCCGGCCCGACCGTGCAGTTCCTCGGCGGCGTTTCCAACGCCGAGATGGAAACCCACTTCTCCAACTGCAAGGCGCTGCTCTATCCGGGCGTCGAGGACTTCGGCATCGTCCCGCTCGAGGTAATGGCGAGCGGCCGGCCGGTGATCGCCTTCGGGCGGGGCGGGGTGCTCGAAACCGTTGTGGACGGCAAGACGGGCCTGTTCTTCCATGAGCAGACCCCCGAATCCCTGATGGCCGTCATCACCCGCTTCGAGAAGACCACAAACCTCCTCTCGCCCACGGAAATCCGCGCCCACGCGCTCAAATTCGAACCGCGGCGCTTCGAAAGAGAACTGCGACGGTTCCTGGGCAACCTGCCCGGTTTCTCCGGCATGACGGAAAGCATGAGGCTCACGGCATGA
- a CDS encoding GumC family protein: MVDTITPYAEHEDAQDAGAVPLIDFGHVFSVLRNRFIMIVAITILFCGAAVFLSQFMRNYYVSTVSILVDPEGSRVVEGDLLDKGGATDARALNQQYILTSVKVLSSVVKSLGLADDPDFGAGQPYEPDADQRAQRALAVLQGAIRAELTKSSFVINLSVTSFDPQKAARIANAIAQTYIDTRVEMNNSVVRQATTDLSAQLASLEKAVEDGDRAIQAYKAENNLVDVGGRPTAEQQIADTNTEITRISASIAENEALISELALARSNPDYLRSTPDSSLTPAIIELRTRYHAAQEQESVLRSSFGDRHPSLLNAMARTRAASKLLDTQLKDFTTSLSRNGDKLKSQRELLRQNLTTLKAGLNENDQSMVRLRELERKLASDRAVYESFLLRTRQLSGQERTTSENPQIISAAQVPLGKAGPKRSLIIAGATMLGMLFGCGIALAWDRKPQARGLAEDAAPSRAKPAGEGLPARLFGWLRRGKRKKQGDPAPEQARHDEPARRFAANNAPSRGLRSVAEPAAFHGGYADIAQDLLQEAYGQTNYSVVLYSTQPNASTARAALHLARTIARTGKAVLLVDAEAEAGLTRQASATGLPGLHDSISLQRLEGDLINLSRARGPWLLPAGRRSPRVSTRRGPDAGTLPDWLDAEGYAFDLVIVYAGRFDQPKPIAAVEAAADRFAVIASRFNRKGTEGAVASLRQRGLSPVAPVFIDDEEGSVSRAS; this comes from the coding sequence ATGGTCGATACTATCACCCCCTATGCCGAACATGAGGACGCGCAGGATGCCGGCGCCGTCCCCCTGATCGACTTCGGCCATGTCTTTTCGGTGCTACGTAACCGTTTCATCATGATCGTGGCCATCACGATCCTGTTCTGCGGTGCGGCCGTGTTCCTGTCGCAGTTCATGCGCAACTACTATGTCTCGACCGTCAGCATCCTGGTCGACCCCGAAGGCTCGCGGGTTGTGGAGGGCGACCTTCTCGACAAAGGCGGAGCGACGGACGCCCGCGCACTCAACCAGCAATATATTCTGACCTCCGTGAAGGTCCTCTCCTCGGTGGTGAAGTCGCTCGGGCTTGCCGACGATCCGGATTTCGGCGCCGGGCAGCCCTACGAGCCGGATGCCGACCAGCGCGCCCAACGCGCACTTGCCGTCCTGCAGGGCGCGATCCGCGCCGAACTCACCAAGTCCAGCTTCGTCATCAACCTCTCCGTCACGTCCTTCGACCCGCAGAAGGCCGCGCGCATCGCCAACGCCATCGCGCAGACCTATATCGACACCCGCGTTGAAATGAACAACAGCGTCGTTCGGCAGGCGACCACGGACCTCTCCGCGCAGCTGGCGAGTCTCGAGAAGGCGGTAGAGGACGGCGACCGCGCGATCCAGGCCTACAAGGCCGAGAACAATCTCGTCGATGTCGGCGGCCGGCCGACCGCCGAGCAGCAGATCGCCGACACCAACACGGAAATCACCCGCATCTCCGCCAGCATCGCGGAGAACGAGGCGCTGATCTCCGAACTCGCGCTCGCCCGCTCCAACCCGGACTACTTGCGCTCGACCCCGGACAGCTCCCTGACACCGGCAATCATCGAGCTACGCACGCGCTACCACGCCGCCCAGGAACAGGAATCCGTCCTGCGGTCGTCCTTCGGCGATCGCCATCCCTCCCTTCTCAACGCCATGGCAAGGACCCGCGCGGCCTCCAAGCTGCTCGACACGCAGTTGAAGGATTTCACCACGTCGCTTTCCCGCAACGGCGACAAGCTGAAGAGCCAGCGCGAACTGCTTCGTCAGAACCTCACAACGCTCAAGGCGGGCCTCAACGAGAACGACCAGTCGATGGTCCGCTTGCGGGAACTGGAGCGCAAGCTGGCCAGCGACCGGGCCGTCTACGAATCCTTCCTGCTGCGCACGCGCCAGCTTTCCGGCCAGGAGCGCACCACGAGTGAAAACCCGCAGATCATCTCCGCCGCGCAGGTCCCGCTCGGCAAGGCAGGCCCCAAGCGCTCGCTGATCATCGCGGGTGCGACGATGCTCGGCATGCTGTTCGGCTGCGGCATCGCGCTTGCCTGGGATCGCAAGCCCCAGGCGAGGGGCCTTGCGGAAGACGCCGCCCCCAGCCGGGCAAAGCCGGCCGGCGAGGGCCTCCCGGCACGGCTCTTCGGATGGCTGCGGCGCGGCAAACGCAAGAAGCAGGGAGACCCGGCACCCGAACAGGCCCGGCACGATGAACCAGCCCGGCGGTTCGCTGCAAATAATGCCCCCTCACGGGGCCTTCGTTCCGTGGCGGAGCCAGCCGCGTTCCACGGCGGCTACGCCGATATCGCGCAGGACCTCCTTCAGGAAGCGTACGGGCAGACGAACTACTCCGTCGTACTCTATTCCACGCAGCCGAACGCCAGCACGGCGCGGGCCGCCCTTCACCTCGCGCGCACCATCGCCCGCACCGGCAAGGCGGTTCTGCTGGTCGACGCGGAAGCCGAAGCCGGCCTCACGCGGCAGGCCTCGGCCACCGGCCTGCCGGGCCTGCACGATTCGATTTCGCTGCAACGGCTGGAAGGAGACCTCATCAATCTTTCCAGGGCGCGCGGCCCGTGGCTTCTGCCCGCAGGCCGGCGGTCGCCGCGCGTCTCGACACGCCGCGGCCCCGATGCCGGCACCTTGCCCGACTGGCTGGATGCGGAGGGCTATGCCTTCGATCTCGTCATCGTCTATGCAGGCCGCTTCGATCAGCCGAAGCCCATCGCCGCAGTGGAGGCGGCCGCGGATCGCTTCGCGGTCATCGCGAGCCGGTTCAACCGCAAGGGAACCGAGGGCGCCGTGGCCTCTCTCCGGCAACGCGGTCTCTCGCCGGTTGCACCTGTGTTCATCGACGACGAGGAAGGCAGCGTCTCGCGGGCAAGCTGA